A single Anopheles arabiensis isolate DONGOLA chromosome 2, AaraD3, whole genome shotgun sequence DNA region contains:
- the LOC120896159 gene encoding adiponectin receptor protein, which yields MSSLRYEMNDGIEGGIQQQPASSSGLKSALNAAPGDQLFNNMMEADFSIRKRRVWAPEEVSLASEDIDLLDDDDDLEEEEDDGVGCPLPSTPEDNQLLEAEMTEVLKAGVLSDEIDLGALAHNAAEQAEEFVRKVWEASWKVCHFKNLPAWLQDNDFLHKGHRPPLPSFSACFKSIFRIHTETGNIWTHLLGCVMFIGVAAYFLTRPSFEIQLQEKLIFLTFFIGAIICLGFSFAFHTLCCHSEMVGKLFSKLDYCGIALLIMGSFVPWLYYGFYCHYKHKLIYLTVVIVLGITSIITSLWDKFSQPNLRPLRAGVFMSFGLSGIIPAIHYVLMEGWFSKISQASLGWLILMGLLYILGALFYALRVPERWFPGKCDIWFQSHQIFHVLVLVAAFVHYHGISEMAMYRVTVGECDIPHQHPAISF from the exons ATGTCTTCACTGCGTTACGAAATGAACGATGGCATTGAGGGTggcatccagcagcagccagcatcGAGCAGCGGTCTCAAAAGTGCCCTGAACGCGGCGCCCGGTGACCAGCTGTTCAATAACATGATGGAGGCTGACTTCAGCATAAGAAAGCGGCGTGTTTGGGCCCCCGAGGAGGTTTCCCTCGCTTCCGAAGACATCGACCTGctcgatgatgacgacgatctggaggaggaggaagacgaTGGGGTCGGTTGTCCGCTGCCCTCAACGCCGGAGGATAACCAGCTGCTCGAGGCAGAAATGACTGAGGTGCTGAAGGCGGGCGTGCTTTCCGACGAGATCGATCTGGGTGCATTGGCGCACAATGCGGCCGAGCAGGCGGAAGAGTTTGTGCGCAAGGTGTGGGAAGCTTCCTGGAAGGTTTGCCACTTCAAGAACCTGCCGGCCTGGCTGCAGGATAACGATTTCCTCCATAAAGGCCACCGGCCTCCGTTGCCTTCGTTCAGCGCTTGCTTCAAGTCCATCTTTCGCATACACACCGAAACCGGCAACATATGGACTCATCTGTTGGGTTGCGTCATGTTCATCGGCGTGGCGGCCTACTTCCTTACGCGCCCCTCGTTCGAAATTCAGCTACAGGAGAAGCTCATCTTCCTCACATTCTTCATCGGCGCAATCATCTGTCTAGGATTTTCGTTTGCGTTCCACACGCTGTGCTGCCACTCGGAAATGGTGGGAAAGCTTTTCTCAAA GCTTGACTATTGTGGCATCGCTCTGCTCATCATGGGTTCGTTCGTTCCTTGGCTTTACTATGGTTTCTACTGTCACTATAAGCATAAGCTGATTTACCTGACTGTGGTGATCGTGCTTGGAATTACTTCGATCATTACCTCCCTGTGGGACAAGTTTTCGCAGCCAAATCTGAGACCGCTCCGTGCAG GAGTCTTTATGAGTTTTGGGCTGTCCGGAATTATTCCAGCTATTCATTACGTGCTTATGGAAGGATGGTTTAGCAAAATTTCCCAGGCAAGTCTGGGTTGGCTTATCCTGATGGGCTTACTGTACATTCTCGGCGCTCTTTTCTATGCCCTGCGCGTTCCGGAACGGTGGTTCCCGGGCAAGTGCGACATTTGG TTCCAATCGCATCAGATCTTCCACGTGCTTGTACTTGTGGCCGCGTTCGTGCACTATCATGGCATCAGCGAAATGGCAATGTATCGAGTAACTGTCGGTGAGTGCGACATTCCTCATCAGCATCCTGCTATTAGCTTCTAA
- the LOC120896158 gene encoding sorting nexin-6 isoform X2: MMDGIEENGSPQQATSPIVTVPETIGSRQGSVEGGSTTGTTAALPENSLLVDISDALSEKERVKFTVHTRTNLPGFDKSDFLVVRQHEEFVWLHDRFEENEEYAGYIIPPCPPRPDFDASREKLQRLGEGEGNMTKEEFKKMKLELEAEYLATFKKTVAMHEVFLTRLASHPVFREDSHLKVFLVYDQDLCAKMKKKIDIFGGLVKSIGKTTDEIYLGATVKDVNDFFEHELQFLGEYHSHLKEAAIRTEKMTNKHKDVADSHVRISSQLLALSTAEHGSMEKFLAKTSDIFEKIRNMEGRVASDQDLKLGDTLRYYQRDSNAAKALLIRRLRCLAAYEAANRNLEKARAKNKDVHAAESAQTQACEKFESMSARGKEELVSFRLRRVAAFKKSLTDLAELEIKHAKGQYEFLRQSLLALQELV; this comes from the exons ATGATG GATGGAATCGAAGAAAACGGATCACCGCAGCAAGCGACGAGCCCGATTGTCACCGTCCCGGAGACGATAGGTTCGCGCCAGGGATCCGTTGAGGGCGGATCAACTACTGGTACCACCGCAGCGCTGCCGGAAAATTCCCTACTG GTCGACATTTCCGACGCATTGAGTGAGAAGGAGCGGGTAAAATTTACCGTCCACACGCGCACGAACTTACCCGGCTTTGACAAGTCCGACTTTCTGGTGGTCCGACAGCACGAGGAATTCGTCTGGCTGCACGATCGCTTCGAAGAGAACGAAGAGTATGCCGGTTACATTATCCCACCGTGTCCGCCCCGGCCTGACTTCGATGCATCGCGCGAGAAGCTGCAACGGCTGGGCGAAGGCGAAGGCAATATGACCAAGGAGGAGTTTAAGAAGATGAAGCTGGAGCTGGAAGCCGAATATTTGGCCACCTTCAAAAAGACTGTCGCCATGCACGAAGTCTTCCTGACGCGTCTCGCCTCGCATCCCGTGTTCCGAGAGGATTCGCACCTGAAGGTGTTCCTCGTGTACGACCAGGATTTGTGtgcaaaaatgaagaaaaagatCGACATCTTTGGTGGACTGGTGAAAAGCATCGGCAAAACGACGGATGAAATCTACCTCGGTGCCACGGTGAAGGATGTGAACGATTTCTTCGAGCACGAGCTGCAGTTCTTGGGCGAGTACCATTCCCACTTGAAAGAGGCCGCGATACGAACGGAGAAAATGACCAACAAACACAAGGACGTGGCCGATTCGCATGTGCGCATTTCATCTCAATTGCTGGCGCTATCCACCGCGGAACACGGCTCAATGGAGAAGTTTTTGGCAAAGACGTCCgatattttcgaaaaaataagG AACATGGAAGGACGTGTGGCAAGCGATCAGGACCTGAAGCTGGGAGATACGCTGCGATACTATCAACGGGATAGTAATGCAGCCAAAGCGTTGTTAATTCGTCGTTTGCGCTGCTTGGCTGCGTACGAAGCCGCCAACCGCAACCTAGAAAAGGCAAGGGCGAAAAATAAGGATGTTCACGCG GCGGAAAGTGCACAGACACAGGCATGCGAAAAGTTCGAATCGATGTCAGCACGCGGCAAGGAAGAATTGGTCAGCTTTAGATTGCGCCGTGTGGCTGCCTTCAAGAAAAG CTTGACTGATCTTGCAGAGTTGGAAATAAAGCACGCTAAAGGACAGTACGAATTTCTACGCCAGTCTTTACTCGCCTTACAAGAGCTGGTTTAG
- the LOC120896158 gene encoding sorting nexin-6 isoform X1 has translation MMDGIEENGSPQQATSPIVTVPETIGSRQGSVEGGSTTGTTAALPENSLLVDISDALSEKERVKFTVHTRTNLPGFDKSDFLVVRQHEEFVWLHDRFEENEEYAGYIIPPCPPRPDFDASREKLQRLGEGEGNMTKEEFKKMKLELEAEYLATFKKTVAMHEVFLTRLASHPVFREDSHLKVFLVYDQDLCAKMKKKIDIFGGLVKSIGKTTDEIYLGATVKDVNDFFEHELQFLGEYHSHLKEAAIRTEKMTNKHKDVADSHVRISSQLLALSTAEHGSMEKFLAKTSDIFEKIRNMEGRVASDQDLKLGDTLRYYQRDSNAAKALLIRRLRCLAAYEAANRNLEKARAKNKDVHAPLEVQEAESAQTQACEKFESMSARGKEELVSFRLRRVAAFKKSLTDLAELEIKHAKGQYEFLRQSLLALQELV, from the exons ATGATG GATGGAATCGAAGAAAACGGATCACCGCAGCAAGCGACGAGCCCGATTGTCACCGTCCCGGAGACGATAGGTTCGCGCCAGGGATCCGTTGAGGGCGGATCAACTACTGGTACCACCGCAGCGCTGCCGGAAAATTCCCTACTG GTCGACATTTCCGACGCATTGAGTGAGAAGGAGCGGGTAAAATTTACCGTCCACACGCGCACGAACTTACCCGGCTTTGACAAGTCCGACTTTCTGGTGGTCCGACAGCACGAGGAATTCGTCTGGCTGCACGATCGCTTCGAAGAGAACGAAGAGTATGCCGGTTACATTATCCCACCGTGTCCGCCCCGGCCTGACTTCGATGCATCGCGCGAGAAGCTGCAACGGCTGGGCGAAGGCGAAGGCAATATGACCAAGGAGGAGTTTAAGAAGATGAAGCTGGAGCTGGAAGCCGAATATTTGGCCACCTTCAAAAAGACTGTCGCCATGCACGAAGTCTTCCTGACGCGTCTCGCCTCGCATCCCGTGTTCCGAGAGGATTCGCACCTGAAGGTGTTCCTCGTGTACGACCAGGATTTGTGtgcaaaaatgaagaaaaagatCGACATCTTTGGTGGACTGGTGAAAAGCATCGGCAAAACGACGGATGAAATCTACCTCGGTGCCACGGTGAAGGATGTGAACGATTTCTTCGAGCACGAGCTGCAGTTCTTGGGCGAGTACCATTCCCACTTGAAAGAGGCCGCGATACGAACGGAGAAAATGACCAACAAACACAAGGACGTGGCCGATTCGCATGTGCGCATTTCATCTCAATTGCTGGCGCTATCCACCGCGGAACACGGCTCAATGGAGAAGTTTTTGGCAAAGACGTCCgatattttcgaaaaaataagG AACATGGAAGGACGTGTGGCAAGCGATCAGGACCTGAAGCTGGGAGATACGCTGCGATACTATCAACGGGATAGTAATGCAGCCAAAGCGTTGTTAATTCGTCGTTTGCGCTGCTTGGCTGCGTACGAAGCCGCCAACCGCAACCTAGAAAAGGCAAGGGCGAAAAATAAGGATGTTCACGCG CCGCTGGAAGTACAGGAG GCGGAAAGTGCACAGACACAGGCATGCGAAAAGTTCGAATCGATGTCAGCACGCGGCAAGGAAGAATTGGTCAGCTTTAGATTGCGCCGTGTGGCTGCCTTCAAGAAAAG CTTGACTGATCTTGCAGAGTTGGAAATAAAGCACGCTAAAGGACAGTACGAATTTCTACGCCAGTCTTTACTCGCCTTACAAGAGCTGGTTTAG